The following proteins are encoded in a genomic region of Amyelois transitella isolate CPQ chromosome 14, ilAmyTran1.1, whole genome shotgun sequence:
- the LOC106132822 gene encoding ATP-binding cassette sub-family G member 1, with the protein MEVTPPRVLGRAHLSHLPQRPPVNLSFQDLTYTVHNGKSSKLILRGITGEFRSGQLTAILGPSGAGKSTLLNILAGYRVTGAGGHILTNGEPRNLKQFRKMSRYIMQEDLLQPFITVQEAMMIAADLKLGAAMSQQKKLVVVDEIIQLLRLTKAINTTTERLSGGERKRLSIALELLNNPPVIFLDEPTTGLDDVASSTCVSLLKRVARGGRTVVCSLHTPSARLFAEFDHVYVVADGRCAYQGTAAGVVPFLAELQLPCPRTYNPADFIIEVSSGEYGPHADRMVAAVENGRCQKWRNFAVPEVNSQELELEQLNAGGVESHSFKHGSTACFQFSVLLRRMLLQNIRNKDYLWLRVGLHLFLGFIVALMFNKMGYDASKTIFNFGFCYACIIAMLYIPMMPVLLAFPKEVQLVKREYFNRWYGLKAYYAALVVSRTPATIFFSLIYLGITYPITSQPMEISRVLMFTSICILVALISESMGTVISSTLSVVNSVFLGPAMSVPLMLLAVYGIGYGDLPVPLIWKLARSCSFLRYGIEGLVVAIYGPPREDLICPDHVDYCEYKNVAGFVKLMGMSGISFWTDFGILVLILFTMNLTGYYLLRQRLSPNYAFRAIKVIGTFVKNKMSVSPH; encoded by the exons ATGGAAGTGACCCCACCACGGGTTCTTGGGCGCGCCCACCTGTCCCACCTGCCCCAGAGACCGCCAGTCAACCTCAGTTTCCAAGATCTCACTTATACTGTCCATAATGGAAAAa gttCTAAACTAATCCTTCGGGGAATAACGGGAGAGTTCCGCTCGGGGCAGCTGACCGCGATCCTGGGCCCTTCAGGGGCGGGGAAGAGCACTCTACTCAACATATTAGCGGGGTATAG GGTCACAGGCGCCGGAGGGCACATTCTGACCAATGGCGAGCCTCGGAACCTGAAGCAGTTCAGGAAGATGTCCAGGTACATCATGCAGGAGGACCTCCTCCAGCCCTTCATCACGGTCCAGGAGGCCATGATGATAGCCGCCGACCTTAAGCTGGGAGCTGCCATGTCTCAGCAGAAGAAACTTGTCGtg GTAGACGAGATAATCCAGTTGTTAAGGCTGACTAAGGCAATAAACACGACTACAGAGAGGCTCTCGGGAGGCGAGAGGAAGCGGTTGTCCATAGCCTTGGAGCTGCTGAACAACCCGCCTGTCATATTTCTAGATGAACCTACAAC CGGCCTAGACGATGTGGCGTCATCAACCTGCGTCTCGCTTCTCAAGCGGGTGGCCCGTGGGGGGAGAACGGTCGTGTGTTCATTACACACGCCCTCAGCGCGTCTGTTCGCAGAGTTCGACCACGTGTATGTGGTGGCTGATGGGCGGTGCGCCTACCAGGGCACAGCGGCCGGCGTCGTACCATTCTTGGCCGAGTTACAGCTACCCTGCCCGAGGACGTATAATCCTGCTGATTTTA TAATAGAAGTCTCGAGCGGCGAGTACGGCCCTCACGCTGACAGAATGGTGGCGGCCGTAGAGAACGGCAGATGTCAAAAGTGGAGAAACTTCGCAGTTCCCGAAGTGAACTCTCAGGAGCTGGAGCTGGAGCAGCTGAACGCCGGGGGGGTGGAGTCGCACAGCTTCAAACACGGCAGCACGGCCTGCTTCCAGTTTTCCGTGCTGCTTAGAAGAATGCTCCTTCAGAATATTAGAAATAAG GATTACTTATGGTTAAGAGTGGGTCTACATTTGTTCCTGGGCTTTATAGTGGCTCTCATGTTCAATAAGATGGGCTATGATGCGTCTAAGACTATATTCAATTTCGGCTTCTGCTATGCTTGTATCATAGCCATGTTGTATATCCCCATGATGCCGGTGTTATTGGCTT TTCCCAAAGAGGTGCAACTGGTGAAAAGAGAATACTTCAACCGGTGGTACGGTCTGAAAGCCTACTACGCGGCTCTGGTGGTCTCCCGGACCCCAGCCACCATATTCTTCAGCCTCATCTACCTGGGCATCACGTACCCCATCACCTCGCAGCCCATGGAGATCTCCAGGGTGCTGATGTTCACCAGCATCTGCATTCTTGTCGCCCTCATATCCGAATCCATGGGCACTGTCATATCGTCCACGTTGAGTGTAGTT AATTCAGTATTTCTCGGTCCAGCCATGAGCGTGCCCCTCATGTTGTTGGCCGTCTACGGGATCGGTTACGGCGACCTGCCGGTTCCCCTCATCTGGAAGCTGGCCAGGTCCTGTTCCTTCCTGAGGTACGGCATCGAGGGTCTGGTCGTCGCCATCTACGGCCCCCCGAGGGAAGACTTGATATGCCCAGACCATGTGGACTATTGCGAGTATAAAAATGTTGC aggCTTCGTGAAGCTCATGGGAATGTCTGGGATATCTTTCTGGACAGACTTCGGAATCCTAGTATTGATACTGTTTACCATGAACCTGACCGGATACTACCTGTTACGGCAGAGGCTGTCTCCGAACTATGCCTTTAGGGCTATTAAAGTTATAGGCACCTTTGTTAAGAATAAAATGAGCGTTTCTCCCCATTag